A window of the Sardina pilchardus chromosome 21, fSarPil1.1, whole genome shotgun sequence genome harbors these coding sequences:
- the LOC134069199 gene encoding PDZ and LIM domain protein 3-like yields MPQNVVLDGPAPWGFRLMGGKDFNQPLTVSRVTPGSKASVANLCPGDIILAIDGAPAEDVTHGEAQLKIKDAGNQLTLKIERPETRLWSPAVSTDDGKVNPFKINLEAEQQDLGYFEHKFNVRPKPFSLSGLHSTPVQRPMGNVVLGGSNPPQLVTQPVANPDPNQFMAPTDQYNSPIALYSEANVASAQQQAQMSAGEENSSPSGKMLSSIEDSHVYRMLQDGQEPTHEPRQSGSFKALQDYIESDGSRPLVTRSVRAPVTKPSQAGSTLSKLPLCDKCGQGIVGTVVKARDKFRHPACFVCSDCDVNLKQKGYFFVEGQLYCEMHARVRMAPVDGHDLVAVFPSS; encoded by the exons atgccACAGAACGTGGTCCTGGACGGACCTGCCCCCTGGGGATTCCGTCTCATGGGAGGCAAGGACTTCAACCAGCCGCTGACCGTCTCGAGG GTGACCCCTGGCAGTAAGGCGTCCGTGGCCAACCTGTGCCCGGGCGACATCATCCTCGCCATAGATGGAGCGCCAGCTGAGGACGTGACCCACGGCGAAGCGCAGCTCAAGATCAAAGACGCCGGCAACCAGCTCACCCTCAAAATTGAGag ACCTGAAACCAGGCTCTGGTCTCCCGCTGTCTCCACTGATGATGGTAAAGTGAACCCCTTCAAAATCAACCTGGAGGCTGAGCAGCAA GATCTAGGTTACTTTGAACACAAGTTTAATGTCAGGCCAAAGCCCTTCTCACTCTCAGGCCTACACAG CACACCAGTACAAAGGcccatgggaaatgtagttctGGGTGGCAGTAATCCTCCACAGCTTGTCACTCAACCGGTCGCTAACCCTGACCCCAACCAGTTCATGGCCCCCACAGATCAGTATAACTCCCCCATTGCTTTGTACTCAGAGGCCAATGTTGCGAGCGCTCAACAGCAGGCTCAGATGTCTGCTGGAGAAGAGAACTCATCGCCAAG TGGAAAAATGCTGTCATCCATCGAGGACTCCCATGTGTACCGAATGCTCCAGGACGGCCAGGAGCCAACCCACGAACCCCGGCAGTCTGGGTCATTCAAAGCTCTGCAGGACTACATCGAGAGCGACG GTAGCAGACCCCTGGTGACCAGAAGCGTACGAGCCCCGGTGACGAAGCCCTCCCAGGCGGGCAGCACGCTGTCCAAACTGCCGCTGTGTGATAAGTGTGGCCAGGGCATTGT GGGCACCGTTGTGAAGGCACGGGACAAGTTCCGCCACCCTGCTTGTTTCGTGTGCTCCGACTGTGACGTCAACCTGAAGCAGAAGGGCTACTTCTTCGTGGAGGGTCAGCTGTACTGCGAGATGCACGCCCGCGTCCGCATGGCGCCTGTGGACGGTCACGACCTGGTCGCCGTTTTCCCCTCCAGTTAG
- the LOC134069200 gene encoding uncharacterized protein LOC134069200, giving the protein MAQQKKNSFFSWTDDEVELLLRVTLDYKTQKALENIDWDSCVTKYGDILQRFITEYPFATARHDKDFPHKVEEITKAALTTKLKAIRSKYRLAVDSGRKSGHGRVVLLYFDACEKIWGGSPATTTLNSGVETSDLADQDIPDSVVNSSSPAESREDPEEEEGVSARRDRLTAYLSTHRYEKLKRKLPFEEQANAIAREELQLKRQVMQRMEETEKEFSDNMSRLTGSVERLTNSIAEGFAMMRQSMFQQPPSHYPLYHQMNSQPYGHPPPHTPNPTPNPSTSQHNSYSQYYEE; this is encoded by the exons ATGgctcagcagaaaaaaaatagcTTCTTCTCATGGACGGACGACGAAGTGGAATTATTACTACGGGTCACTCTTGACTATAAAACCCAGAAAGCTCTGGAGAACATTGACTGGGATTCCTGTGTCACTAAATATGGGGACATTCTCCAAAGATTCATAACGGAGTATCCATTTGCGACCGCCCGACATGACAAGGATTTCCCTCACAAGGTGGAAGAAATCACCAAAGCAGCCCTGACGACAAAGCTGAAGGCCATCCGGAGCAAATACAGACTAGCAGTGGATTCCGGGAGAAAAAGTGGGCATGGAAGAGTCGTGCTTTTGTACTTTGATGCTTGTGAGAAGATATGGGGCGGATCTCCAGCCACAACCACTCTAAACTCTGGTGTGGAGACGAGTGACTTGGCGGACCAGGATATTCCTGATTCCGTG GTAAACAGTTCTTCACCTGCCGAGAGCCGAGAAGAtcccgaggaggaggagggggtctcTGCTCGTCGAGACAGGCTTACAGCATATCTGTCGACCCACCGTTATGAGAAGCTCAAACGAAAACTTCCATTTGAAGAACAAGCCAACGCAATTGCAAGGGAGGAGTTGCAGCTCAAAAGGCAGGTGATGCAGCGAATGGAGGAAACCGAAAAGGAGTTTTCTGACAACATGTCAAGATTAACAGGAAGTGTGGAGAGGCTCACAAATTCCATTGCAGAGGGCTTTGCCATGATGCGCCAGTCGATGTTCCAGCAGCCTCCATCTCATTATCCCCTCTACCACCAGATGAACAGCCAGCCCTATGGACatccccccccacatacaccaAACCCTACTCCCAACCCTTCCACTTCACAACACAACTCTTACTCTCAGTACTATGAAGAGTGA